One part of the Rutidosis leptorrhynchoides isolate AG116_Rl617_1_P2 chromosome 1, CSIRO_AGI_Rlap_v1, whole genome shotgun sequence genome encodes these proteins:
- the LOC139866535 gene encoding NAC domain-containing protein 90-like — protein sequence MAENEPYSRSIYRFYPTEEELILFYLSNKLLNQRTCDIQRVIPVVHVYEHKPCHLPKLAGELCRGDTEQWFFFVPIQEREAQGGKPSRTTANGYWKATGSPAYVYSSENKVIGVKKTMVFYEGRSHNVKKTQWKMNEYRAIKEEIDNTNVVPVPKLQHELSLCRVYVVSGTTRAFDRRPLGIESMEMVHTEPTTRGASSSRNTLRKSDSHKHL from the exons ATGGCCGAAAACGAGCCCTATTCACGCTCAATCTATCGATTCTACCCAACCGAAGAAGAACTCATTTTGTTCTACCTTTCTAACAAGCTTCTGAATCAAAGAACATGCGATATCCAACGTGTCATCCCCGTTGTTCATGTCTACGAACACAAACCTTGCCACCTTCCTA AATTAGCTGGAGAATTGTGTAGAGGGGACACCGAACAATGGTTCTTTTTCGTTCCAATACAAGAAAGGGAAGCACAAGGAGGAAAGCCTAGCCGGACCACAGCCAACGGATACTGGAAAGCAACTGGCTCACCGGCATATGTCTACTCGTCCGAAAATAAAGTGATTGGAGTGAAGAAAACGATGGTGTTTTATGAAGGAAGATCACATAATGTTAAGAAAACCCAATGGAAGATGAATGAGTATCGAGCGATTAAAGAGGAGATAGATAACACCAATGTTGTCCCCGTTCCAAAG TTACAACATGAGTTGAGCTTATGCAGAGTGTATGTGGTGTCAGGGACCACACGAGCATTCGATAGACGGCCATTGGGAATAGAGTCGATGGAGATGGTCCACACTGAACCGACTACTAGGGGTGCATCGTCTTCACGAAACACGCTACGCAAGTCTGACAGCCATAAGCACTTGTGA